One window from the genome of Streptomyces sp. NBC_00708 encodes:
- a CDS encoding divalent-cation tolerance protein CutA, with product MTTTPAWLTVLTTTDSEEKARELARGVVEARLAACVQISAPVTSVYRWQNAIETTEEWQLLCKTTAERYEELEAHLQEAHDYDTPEIIALPVLRGSARYLGWVSAETAPVTPV from the coding sequence GTGACGACGACGCCGGCATGGCTGACCGTACTGACCACGACGGACAGCGAGGAGAAGGCCAGGGAGCTGGCGCGGGGAGTGGTCGAGGCGCGGCTCGCCGCCTGTGTGCAGATCTCCGCGCCCGTCACCTCGGTCTACCGCTGGCAGAACGCCATCGAGACCACCGAGGAGTGGCAGCTGCTCTGCAAGACGACGGCCGAGCGGTACGAGGAGCTGGAGGCCCATCTCCAGGAGGCGCACGACTACGACACCCCGGAGATCATCGCCCTGCCGGTCCTCCGGGGCAGCGCCCGCTATCTGGGCTGGGTCTCCGCCGAGACCGCCCCGGTCACCCCGGTCTGA
- a CDS encoding sirohydrochlorin chelatase gives MHRTRYLTPPGRAARPRPDAPALVAVAHGSRDPRASHTVAALLERVRELRPGLDVRLGHIELNAPLLPDALHALGAGEAVLVPLLLGRGHHVKHDIPACVADAPALRARVAGALGPHPLLVETLHDRLTEAGWHPSDRGNRDSAVVLAAAGSRDPESAADTRRTARLLGERLGGVPVVPAYASAASPTVPAAVRALAARGHRRIAVASYFTAPGRFASASAAHAPWIAAAPLGAHPAMARLVLHRYDQARAAGAAVYDIPMNTRFPASA, from the coding sequence ATGCACCGCACCCGGTACCTGACCCCGCCCGGCCGCGCGGCCCGCCCGCGGCCCGACGCCCCCGCTCTGGTCGCCGTCGCCCACGGCAGCCGGGACCCCCGGGCCTCGCACACCGTGGCAGCCCTCCTGGAACGGGTGCGCGAGCTGCGTCCGGGGCTGGACGTCCGCCTCGGGCACATAGAGCTCAACGCACCCCTCCTGCCGGACGCCCTGCACGCCCTCGGCGCCGGCGAGGCCGTCCTCGTACCGCTGCTGCTCGGGCGCGGGCACCACGTCAAGCACGACATCCCCGCGTGCGTCGCCGACGCCCCCGCCCTGCGCGCCCGCGTCGCGGGGGCCCTCGGGCCACACCCGCTGCTGGTCGAGACGCTGCACGACCGGCTCACCGAGGCCGGCTGGCACCCCTCGGACCGGGGGAACCGCGACAGCGCCGTGGTCCTGGCCGCCGCCGGATCGCGCGATCCCGAATCGGCCGCCGACACCCGGCGTACCGCACGGCTCCTCGGGGAACGCCTCGGCGGCGTGCCCGTCGTGCCCGCGTACGCCTCCGCCGCCTCGCCCACCGTCCCCGCCGCCGTGCGCGCGCTCGCCGCCCGGGGCCACCGCCGGATCGCCGTCGCCTCGTACTTCACCGCACCCGGCCGCTTCGCCTCGGCGTCGGCCGCCCACGCGCCCTGGATCGCCGCCGCCCCGCTCGGCGCCCACCCCGCGATGGCCCGGCTGGTCCTGCACCGCTACGACCAGGCGCGCGCGGCCGGTGCGGCCGTGTACGACATACCCATGAACACACGTTTTCCGGCCTCCGCCTGA
- a CDS encoding NAD(P)H-dependent oxidoreductase — MDLITAESTATALSENAPLKVAVILASNREGRFAPVIADWFLAHAGDRPAIETEVIDVAALDLPTALAYRLEPDARELLADVSARLDRADAFVVVTPEYNHSYPAPLKNLIDWHRAEWQAKPVAFVSYGGVSGGLRAVEHLRQVFAELHTVSIRDTVSFHNAGAQFDDEGRHRDPAGPDAAVKTLLDQLVWWGRALRDAKRAHPYGG, encoded by the coding sequence ATGGACCTCATCACCGCGGAATCCACCGCCACCGCCCTGTCCGAAAACGCCCCCCTGAAGGTGGCCGTCATCCTCGCCAGCAACCGCGAGGGCCGCTTCGCCCCCGTCATCGCCGACTGGTTCCTCGCCCACGCCGGGGACCGTCCCGCGATCGAGACCGAGGTGATCGACGTCGCCGCCCTGGACCTGCCCACCGCCCTCGCGTACCGGCTGGAACCCGACGCCCGCGAGCTGCTGGCCGATGTCTCGGCGCGGCTGGACCGGGCGGACGCCTTCGTCGTCGTGACCCCCGAGTACAACCACTCCTACCCGGCACCGCTGAAGAACCTCATCGACTGGCACCGCGCGGAGTGGCAGGCCAAACCGGTCGCGTTCGTCTCCTACGGCGGGGTCTCCGGCGGGCTGCGCGCGGTCGAGCACCTGCGGCAGGTCTTCGCCGAGCTGCACACCGTCTCGATCCGCGACACGGTCTCCTTCCACAACGCGGGCGCCCAGTTCGACGACGAGGGCAGGCACCGCGACCCGGCCGGCCCGGACGCCGCCGTCAAGACACTGCTCGACCAGCTCGTCTGGTGGGGCCGGGCACTGCGGGACGCGAAGAGGGCCCATCCGTACGGCGGCTGA
- the dnaG gene encoding DNA primase codes for MAGRINDDDVKAVRDAVPIDAVVSEYLQLRNAGGGNLKGLCPFHDEKSPSFQVSPSKGLFHCFGCQEGGDTIAFVQKIDHLTFAEVVERLAAKAGITLRYEEGGYNPSHQRGERIRLVEAHKAAAQFYIDQLNGPEAEIGRKFLADRGFDQAAAAHFGVGYSPAGWDHLTRFLRGKGFSDKELITSGISQDGRRGPIDRFRGRLMWPIRDTAGDVVGFGARKLRDDDNGPKYLNTPETPIYKKSQVLYGIDLAKKDIAKSSRAVVVEGYTDVMACHLAGVPTAIATCGTAFGGDHIKILRRLLMDNGSARVIFTFDGDAAGQKAALRAFEDDQKFAAETYIAIAPDNMDPCDLRLVKGDDAVRDLVEPRTPLFEFALRQIVARYDLETPAGRAAALDEAATVVAKIKTGSIQREVAVQLAGLIGILDQEYVVHRVNQLAQWARGRGGDRRGSAPAARGGDRRAQPVQPAPVPAGPALNLRSPAHRTERELLKLALQKPELVSPAFDAYGADEFTAPPYTAVRQCIAEAGGAEQGLADSREYLVRVLDATPNESVRKLITELAVEVFHGKSIDETYAGEHLVKVRLRAVDRRINDVQSSLARLGSNVAPDHLAAAQNEVWVLQQYARSLSNHGAAAL; via the coding sequence GTGGCAGGCAGGATCAATGACGACGATGTGAAGGCGGTACGGGACGCGGTCCCGATCGACGCCGTCGTTTCCGAGTACCTCCAGCTGCGCAACGCGGGCGGGGGCAACCTCAAGGGCCTGTGCCCCTTCCACGACGAGAAGTCCCCCTCCTTCCAGGTCAGTCCGAGCAAGGGCCTCTTCCACTGCTTCGGCTGCCAGGAGGGCGGCGACACGATCGCCTTCGTGCAGAAGATCGATCATCTGACCTTCGCCGAGGTCGTCGAGCGGCTCGCCGCCAAAGCCGGCATCACGCTGCGCTACGAGGAGGGCGGCTACAACCCCTCCCACCAGCGCGGCGAGCGGATCAGGCTGGTCGAGGCGCACAAGGCGGCCGCCCAGTTCTACATCGACCAGCTGAACGGCCCCGAGGCCGAGATCGGCCGGAAGTTCCTCGCCGACCGCGGCTTCGACCAGGCCGCCGCGGCCCACTTCGGCGTCGGCTACAGCCCGGCCGGCTGGGACCACCTCACCCGCTTCCTGCGCGGCAAGGGCTTCAGCGACAAGGAGCTGATCACCTCCGGCATCTCCCAGGACGGCAGGCGCGGCCCCATCGACCGCTTCCGGGGCCGCCTGATGTGGCCCATCCGCGACACCGCCGGGGACGTCGTCGGCTTCGGCGCCCGCAAGCTCCGGGACGACGACAACGGCCCGAAGTACCTCAACACCCCCGAGACCCCGATCTACAAGAAGTCCCAGGTGCTGTACGGCATCGACCTGGCCAAGAAGGACATCGCCAAGTCCAGCCGGGCCGTCGTCGTCGAGGGCTACACCGACGTGATGGCCTGCCACCTCGCCGGGGTCCCCACCGCCATCGCCACCTGCGGCACCGCCTTCGGCGGCGACCACATCAAGATCCTGCGCCGCCTCCTCATGGACAACGGCAGCGCCCGCGTGATCTTCACCTTCGACGGCGACGCGGCCGGCCAGAAGGCGGCCCTGCGCGCCTTCGAGGACGACCAGAAGTTCGCCGCCGAGACCTACATCGCCATCGCCCCGGACAACATGGACCCGTGCGACCTGCGCCTGGTCAAGGGCGACGACGCCGTCCGCGACCTGGTCGAGCCCCGCACCCCGCTCTTCGAGTTCGCGCTCCGCCAGATCGTCGCCCGCTACGACCTGGAGACCCCGGCCGGCCGCGCCGCCGCGCTCGACGAGGCCGCCACCGTCGTCGCCAAGATCAAGACCGGCAGCATCCAGCGCGAGGTCGCCGTCCAGCTGGCCGGCCTCATCGGCATCCTGGACCAGGAGTACGTCGTCCACCGGGTCAACCAGCTCGCCCAGTGGGCCCGCGGCCGGGGCGGCGACCGGCGCGGATCCGCCCCCGCCGCCCGGGGCGGTGACCGCCGGGCCCAGCCCGTCCAGCCCGCGCCCGTCCCCGCCGGCCCCGCGCTCAACCTCCGCAGCCCCGCCCACCGCACCGAGCGCGAACTGCTCAAGCTGGCCCTGCAGAAGCCCGAGCTGGTCTCGCCCGCCTTCGACGCCTACGGGGCCGACGAGTTCACCGCACCGCCCTACACCGCCGTGCGCCAGTGCATCGCGGAGGCGGGCGGCGCCGAACAGGGCCTCGCCGACAGCCGCGAATACCTGGTCCGGGTGCTCGACGCCACGCCCAACGAGTCGGTCCGCAAGCTGATCACCGAGCTGGCGGTCGAGGTCTTCCACGGCAAGTCCATCGACGAGACGTACGCCGGCGAGCACCTGGTCAAGGTCCGCCTGCGCGCCGTCGACCGCCGGATCAACGACGTCCAGAGCAGCCTGGCCCGCCTCGGCAGCAACGTGGCCCCCGACCACCTGGCCGCCGCGCAGAACGAGGTCTGGGTCCTCCAGCAGTACGCCCGGAGCCTGAGCAACCACGGCGCCGCAGCGCTCTGA
- a CDS encoding RNA polymerase sigma factor: MSHRSAAPPPRSGSDHLEVAPVQTRTVTEAERAPAVPVQAMAANHPEGVMEEPDEPPEPRGRPETGPSSDLFRQYLREIGRIPLLTAADEVELARCVEAGLFAEERLARTPDPDTRLAVDLDRLVVMGRTAKRRLIEANLRLVVSVAKRYVGRGLTMLDLVQEGNLGLIRAVEKFDYARGYKFSTYATWWIRQAMSRALADQARTIRVPVHVVELINRVVRVQRRMLQERGYEPTPEEVAAHLDLTPERVGEILRLAQEPISLHAPVGEEEDVSLGDLIEDGDAASPVESAAFLLLRQHLEAVLSTLGERERKVVQLRYGLVDGRPRTLEEIGRIFGVTRERIRQIESKTLSRLRDHASADQLRGYLD, from the coding sequence CTGAGTCATCGGAGCGCGGCCCCACCCCCGCGGTCCGGCAGCGATCACCTGGAGGTCGCCCCCGTGCAGACCCGGACCGTCACCGAAGCCGAGCGCGCCCCCGCCGTCCCCGTACAGGCCATGGCGGCGAACCACCCCGAGGGGGTCATGGAGGAGCCGGACGAGCCCCCGGAGCCGCGCGGGAGACCGGAGACCGGGCCCTCCTCGGACCTGTTCCGCCAGTATCTGCGTGAGATCGGCCGCATCCCGCTGCTCACCGCCGCCGACGAGGTGGAGCTCGCCCGGTGCGTCGAGGCCGGTCTCTTCGCCGAGGAACGCCTCGCCCGCACCCCGGACCCCGACACCCGCCTCGCCGTCGACCTGGACCGCCTCGTCGTCATGGGCAGGACCGCCAAGCGCCGCCTCATCGAGGCCAACCTGCGGCTCGTGGTCTCGGTGGCCAAACGCTATGTGGGCCGCGGCCTGACCATGCTCGACCTCGTCCAGGAGGGAAACCTCGGACTGATCCGGGCCGTCGAGAAGTTCGACTACGCCCGCGGCTACAAGTTCTCGACGTACGCGACCTGGTGGATCCGCCAGGCCATGTCCCGCGCCCTCGCCGACCAGGCCCGGACCATAAGAGTCCCGGTGCACGTCGTCGAGCTGATCAACCGCGTCGTCCGGGTCCAGCGCCGCATGCTCCAGGAACGCGGCTACGAGCCCACGCCCGAGGAGGTCGCCGCCCACCTCGACCTGACGCCCGAACGGGTCGGCGAGATCCTGCGCCTCGCCCAGGAACCCATCTCGCTGCACGCCCCCGTCGGCGAGGAGGAGGACGTCTCGCTCGGCGACCTCATCGAGGACGGCGACGCCGCGTCCCCCGTGGAGTCCGCGGCCTTCCTGCTGCTGCGCCAGCACCTGGAAGCGGTGCTCTCCACCCTGGGCGAGCGCGAGCGCAAGGTGGTCCAGCTGCGCTACGGACTGGTCGACGGACGGCCCCGCACCCTGGAGGAGATCGGGCGCATCTTCGGCGTGACGCGCGAACGCATCCGCCAGATCGAGTCCAAGACCCTCAGCCGGCTGCGCGACCACGCCTCCGCCGACCAGCTCCGCGGCTACCTCGACTGA
- a CDS encoding Cof-type HAD-IIB family hydrolase, which translates to MIASDLDGTLLRGDGSLSPRTLRALRTAEDAGAEIVIVTARPPRFVDRLAEATGLLGTAVCSNGALVYDIASRSVVTSQVLPLTVAREVATALAAAVPGVGFALETGNQVFYEPAYRLRLSEDAGAELPVASLAELWLTEAPVTKLLAWSEQLDADTLLAAARQGAGDTVQLTHSGGRGLLEISAPGVTKAGALAVLCAERGIEAADVIAFGDMPNDLTVLAWAGTGYAMANAHPAVLAAVPTHARTNEEDGVAQVIERLFATPGPAEGAAVPEVSA; encoded by the coding sequence TTGATCGCCTCCGATCTCGACGGCACCCTCCTGCGCGGTGACGGCTCCCTCTCGCCCCGCACCCTGCGCGCCCTGCGCACGGCCGAGGACGCCGGGGCGGAGATCGTCATCGTGACCGCCAGGCCGCCCCGCTTCGTGGACCGGCTGGCCGAGGCGACCGGGCTCCTGGGCACGGCGGTGTGCAGCAACGGGGCGCTCGTCTACGACATCGCGAGCCGCAGCGTCGTCACCTCCCAGGTGCTGCCCCTGACCGTCGCCCGGGAGGTCGCCACCGCGCTCGCCGCCGCCGTGCCCGGCGTCGGCTTCGCCCTGGAGACCGGGAACCAGGTCTTCTACGAACCGGCCTACCGGCTGCGCCTGTCCGAGGACGCGGGCGCCGAACTCCCCGTGGCCTCCCTGGCCGAGCTGTGGCTGACCGAGGCCCCGGTCACCAAGCTCCTCGCCTGGTCCGAGCAGCTCGACGCGGACACCCTGCTGGCCGCCGCCCGCCAGGGGGCCGGTGACACGGTCCAGCTGACCCACTCGGGCGGGCGCGGGCTGCTGGAGATCAGCGCGCCCGGCGTCACCAAGGCCGGCGCGCTCGCCGTGCTGTGCGCGGAGCGGGGCATCGAGGCGGCGGACGTCATCGCGTTCGGGGACATGCCCAACGACCTCACCGTCCTCGCCTGGGCCGGTACGGGCTACGCCATGGCCAACGCCCACCCGGCGGTGCTGGCCGCCGTGCCGACGCATGCCCGGACCAACGAGGAGGACGGGGTGGCGCAGGTGATCGAGCGCCTGTTCGCGACGCCGGGGCCCGCCGAAGGCGCCGCCGTACCGGAGGTCTCCGCCTGA
- a CDS encoding FAD-dependent oxidoreductase codes for MVDAHRTFVIVGGGLAGAKAAQTLRSEGFSGRVILIGDERDHPYERPPLSKGYLTGKEDRDSVFVHETAWYAGADIELHLGQPVTALDREARTVETGDGTVVHYDKLLLATGSEPRRLDVPGTDLAGVHHLRRLAHADRLRNVLSALGRDNGHLVIAGAGWIGLEVAAAARGYGAEVTVVEPEATPLLRVIGPELGQIFTELHSDHGVRFHFGGRLTEIVGQDGMVLAVRTDDGEEHPAHDVLAAIGAAPRTALAEAAGLEIAPREQGGGIAVDASLRTSDPHIHAAGDVASAAHPLLGTRLRVEHWANALNGGPAAARAMLGQDVSYDRVPYFFSDQYDLGLEYSGWAPPGSYDQVVIRGDAGKRRFIAFWLKDRTVLAGMNVNVWDVTENVQKLIRAGRPVDPDALADPSVPLESLV; via the coding sequence GTGGTCGACGCACATCGGACGTTCGTCATCGTCGGCGGAGGGCTGGCCGGGGCGAAGGCAGCCCAGACGCTCCGGTCGGAGGGGTTCAGCGGCCGGGTCATCCTGATCGGCGACGAGCGCGACCATCCGTACGAACGCCCGCCGCTGTCCAAGGGCTACCTGACCGGGAAGGAGGACCGCGACAGCGTCTTCGTGCACGAGACCGCCTGGTACGCGGGCGCCGACATCGAGCTCCACCTCGGCCAGCCCGTCACCGCGCTCGACCGCGAGGCCCGCACCGTGGAGACGGGTGACGGCACCGTCGTCCACTACGACAAGCTGCTGCTGGCCACCGGCTCGGAACCCCGCCGCCTCGACGTCCCCGGCACGGACCTGGCCGGCGTCCACCACCTGCGCCGCCTCGCCCACGCCGACCGGCTGCGCAACGTCCTGTCCGCGCTCGGCCGCGACAACGGCCACCTGGTCATCGCCGGGGCCGGCTGGATCGGCCTGGAGGTCGCGGCGGCGGCCCGTGGCTACGGCGCCGAGGTCACCGTCGTCGAACCGGAGGCCACCCCGCTGCTGCGGGTCATCGGCCCGGAGCTCGGCCAGATCTTCACCGAGCTGCACAGCGACCACGGCGTCCGCTTCCACTTCGGCGGCCGGCTCACCGAGATCGTCGGCCAGGACGGCATGGTCCTCGCGGTGCGCACCGACGACGGCGAGGAACACCCCGCCCACGACGTCCTCGCCGCGATCGGCGCCGCCCCGCGCACCGCGCTCGCCGAGGCCGCCGGTCTGGAGATCGCCCCGCGCGAGCAGGGCGGCGGTATCGCCGTCGACGCCTCGCTGCGCACCAGCGACCCGCACATCCACGCCGCCGGCGACGTGGCGTCCGCCGCCCATCCGCTGCTCGGGACCCGGCTCCGCGTCGAGCACTGGGCCAATGCGCTGAACGGCGGCCCGGCGGCGGCCCGCGCCATGCTCGGCCAGGACGTCAGCTACGACCGGGTGCCCTATTTCTTCTCCGACCAGTACGACCTCGGCCTCGAATACTCCGGCTGGGCCCCGCCGGGCAGCTACGACCAGGTGGTCATCCGGGGCGACGCGGGCAAGCGCCGGTTCATCGCGTTCTGGCTGAAGGACCGCACCGTCCTCGCCGGGATGAACGTCAACGTGTGGGACGTCACGGAGAACGTGCAGAAACTCATCAGGGCCGGCCGGCCCGTCGACCCGGATGCCCTGGCCGACCCGTCGGTGCCCCTGGAATCCCTGGTCTGA
- a CDS encoding DUF5990 family protein, protein MESSAERPPASPLLIRIEGSAPPGRSCPAGPGFPGYENVHVGVQRKDRPGEILGLTPGDAPGAHWTLECTAAEDADGVTVRGPYVQNRLGGRFVYLSWGTVDDEDRFLMFRRAKLMFADIDPAVLAAAVRSGHLTARLPLSDTEGRPRCARVRPPVIAWSATAPPRP, encoded by the coding sequence ATGGAATCCTCCGCCGAACGTCCGCCCGCCTCGCCCCTGCTGATCCGCATCGAGGGTTCGGCCCCGCCCGGCCGCTCCTGCCCGGCCGGGCCCGGCTTCCCCGGTTACGAGAACGTCCACGTGGGCGTCCAGCGCAAGGACCGCCCCGGCGAAATCCTCGGCCTGACCCCCGGCGACGCGCCGGGCGCCCACTGGACCCTGGAGTGCACGGCCGCCGAGGACGCGGACGGGGTCACGGTCCGGGGGCCGTACGTGCAGAACCGGCTCGGCGGGCGCTTCGTCTACCTGTCCTGGGGCACGGTCGACGACGAAGACCGGTTCCTGATGTTCCGCCGGGCCAAGCTGATGTTCGCCGACATCGACCCGGCCGTGCTGGCGGCGGCCGTGCGCTCCGGACACCTCACCGCCCGGCTGCCGCTGTCGGACACGGAGGGGAGACCGCGCTGCGCCCGCGTCCGGCCGCCGGTCATCGCGTGGTCGGCCACCGCGCCGCCGCGCCCGTGA
- a CDS encoding deoxyguanosinetriphosphate triphosphohydrolase → MNGTDGTDSTVGTQHPGTAPYGPADAERWDPEPDKRPGRTAFQRDRARVLHSAALRRLAGKTQVVTPGTRTPAWDASPRTRLTHSLECAQVGRELGAALGCDPDLVEAACLSHDMGHPPFGHNGEQALNDFASDCGGFEGNAQSLRLLTRLEPKRFVPDTRTGDLLSVGLNLTRAALDAATKYPWPRGAHPTDPGSPKFGVYEDDLPVFEWFRKGAPLHRTCFEAQVMDWSDDVAYSVHDFEDGLHAGHIDPNCLEAEPERREIWDVAIGRYVPADTGPQELAEALDRLIAQEWWPHGYDGSAVAQARLKDATSQLIGRFCLAAETATRQAYGTGRLGRYGAELVVPRATRNECAVLKAIADRYVMQRAEQEEIRADQRIVIAELAAALTARAPEGLEPQLRALYEAAPDDRARKRVLVDQIAALTDASARALHRSLTTPGTDHHRV, encoded by the coding sequence ATGAACGGCACGGACGGCACGGACAGCACGGTCGGCACACAGCACCCCGGTACGGCGCCCTACGGCCCGGCCGACGCCGAGCGCTGGGACCCCGAGCCGGACAAACGCCCCGGACGCACCGCCTTCCAGCGCGACCGCGCCCGCGTGCTGCATTCCGCCGCCCTGCGCCGGCTCGCCGGGAAGACCCAGGTCGTCACGCCGGGCACCCGCACTCCGGCCTGGGACGCCAGCCCGCGCACCCGGCTCACCCACTCCCTGGAATGCGCCCAGGTCGGCCGCGAGCTCGGCGCCGCGCTCGGCTGCGACCCCGACCTGGTGGAGGCGGCCTGCCTCTCCCACGACATGGGACACCCGCCTTTCGGCCACAACGGCGAGCAGGCGCTCAACGACTTCGCCTCCGACTGCGGCGGCTTCGAGGGCAACGCCCAGTCGCTGCGGCTGCTCACCCGCCTCGAACCCAAGCGCTTCGTCCCCGACACCCGCACCGGCGACCTGCTCAGCGTCGGCCTCAACCTCACCCGCGCCGCCCTCGACGCCGCCACCAAGTACCCCTGGCCCCGGGGCGCGCACCCCACCGACCCCGGCTCGCCGAAGTTCGGGGTCTACGAGGACGACCTGCCGGTGTTCGAGTGGTTCCGCAAGGGCGCCCCGCTCCACCGCACGTGCTTCGAGGCCCAGGTCATGGACTGGTCGGACGACGTGGCGTACTCGGTGCACGACTTCGAGGACGGGCTGCACGCCGGGCACATCGACCCCAACTGCCTGGAGGCCGAGCCGGAGCGCCGGGAGATCTGGGACGTGGCGATCGGCCGGTACGTCCCGGCGGACACCGGCCCGCAGGAGCTGGCCGAGGCGCTGGACCGGCTCATCGCCCAGGAGTGGTGGCCGCACGGCTACGACGGATCGGCGGTCGCCCAGGCCCGGCTGAAGGACGCCACCAGCCAGCTGATCGGCCGGTTCTGCCTGGCCGCCGAGACCGCCACCCGCCAGGCGTACGGCACCGGACGCCTCGGCCGCTACGGTGCCGAGCTGGTCGTCCCGCGCGCCACCCGCAACGAGTGCGCGGTGCTCAAGGCGATCGCCGACCGTTACGTCATGCAGCGCGCCGAGCAGGAGGAGATCCGCGCCGACCAGCGGATCGTCATCGCCGAACTGGCCGCCGCGCTGACCGCCCGCGCGCCCGAAGGGCTCGAACCGCAGCTGCGCGCGCTGTACGAGGCGGCGCCCGACGACCGCGCCCGCAAACGGGTCCTCGTCGACCAGATCGCCGCCCTCACCGACGCCTCCGCGCGCGCCCTGCACCGCTCGCTCACCACCCCCGGGACCGACCACCACCGGGTGTGA
- a CDS encoding YdcF family protein, protein MLRGLGRLRPRLPRTRRGRRRAVQGLMAACVLALAPATWLHAVADARIRTVEDVPARQVAVVFGAGLWDGKPSPYLANRLRTAAALYRDGKVKVVLVTGDNSREEYDEPDAMRTFLVGRGVPDDRIVSDYAGFDTWDSCVRAKKIFGVDRAVLVSQGFHIRRAIALCRAAGIDAYGVGVDAKHDVTWYYGGTREVFAAGKAALDALFEPDPHFLGPRERGVDDALAAASR, encoded by the coding sequence CTGCTGAGGGGCCTCGGCCGGCTGCGGCCCCGGCTGCCGCGGACCCGGCGGGGGCGGCGGCGGGCCGTGCAGGGGCTGATGGCCGCCTGCGTGCTGGCGCTCGCACCCGCGACCTGGCTGCACGCGGTGGCCGACGCCCGGATCAGGACCGTCGAGGACGTGCCCGCGCGGCAGGTCGCGGTGGTGTTCGGGGCGGGGCTGTGGGACGGGAAGCCGTCCCCGTACCTGGCGAACCGGCTGCGGACGGCCGCCGCGCTCTACCGGGACGGCAAGGTGAAGGTCGTCCTGGTGACCGGGGACAACAGCCGCGAGGAGTACGACGAGCCGGACGCGATGCGGACGTTCCTGGTCGGCAGGGGCGTGCCGGACGACCGGATCGTCAGCGACTACGCGGGCTTCGACACCTGGGACTCGTGCGTGCGCGCGAAGAAGATCTTCGGCGTGGACCGGGCGGTGCTGGTGAGCCAGGGCTTCCACATCCGCCGGGCCATCGCGCTGTGCCGGGCGGCGGGAATCGACGCGTACGGCGTCGGGGTGGACGCCAAGCACGACGTCACCTGGTACTACGGCGGGACGCGAGAGGTGTTCGCGGCGGGGAAGGCGGCGCTCGACGCGCTGTTCGAGCCGGACCCGCACTTCCTGGGGCCCCGGGAGCGGGGCGTCGACGACGCCCTCGCGGCGGCCTCCCGCTGA
- a CDS encoding aminotransferase class IV encodes MTTPAATALPYAEFNGRPATEDDLRRALFFNYGHFTAMQVRDGRVRGLDLHLARLDSANRELFELPLDGALVRRLIRHALESAGTADASVRVHASLPPDTATTTVMVTVRAPGGMPPEPKSLMSVPFARTAPHLKRPGEFGQTYYANLARRAGFDDALLTLPDGSVTEGAITNIGFWDGTAIVWPEAPALAGVAMGVLERQLPGAGLESARRAVTLDGLGAFRSAFLTNSLGMAPVARIDDTAFTVDDELMKRLAAAYEAAPGEEV; translated from the coding sequence ATGACGACTCCAGCAGCGACGGCCCTTCCGTACGCCGAGTTCAACGGCCGGCCCGCCACCGAGGACGATCTGCGCCGGGCGCTTTTCTTCAACTACGGCCATTTCACGGCGATGCAGGTACGTGACGGCCGGGTGCGCGGGCTGGATCTGCACCTGGCACGACTGGACTCGGCCAACCGGGAGCTGTTCGAACTCCCCCTGGACGGAGCCCTGGTACGCCGGCTGATCCGGCACGCGCTGGAGAGCGCGGGGACGGCGGACGCCTCGGTGCGGGTGCACGCCTCTCTGCCGCCGGACACGGCCACCACGACCGTGATGGTCACGGTGCGTGCGCCGGGCGGGATGCCGCCGGAGCCGAAGAGCCTGATGTCGGTCCCCTTCGCGCGGACCGCACCGCATCTCAAGCGCCCCGGCGAGTTCGGCCAGACCTACTACGCGAACCTGGCCCGCCGCGCCGGTTTCGACGACGCGCTGCTGACCCTGCCCGACGGCTCGGTGACCGAGGGGGCGATCACCAACATCGGGTTCTGGGACGGCACGGCGATCGTCTGGCCGGAGGCACCCGCGCTGGCCGGCGTGGCCATGGGCGTCCTGGAACGGCAACTCCCGGGCGCGGGCCTGGAGTCGGCGCGCCGCGCGGTCACCCTGGACGGGCTCGGGGCCTTCCGGTCGGCGTTCCTCACCAACTCGCTGGGCATGGCCCCGGTCGCCCGGATCGACGACACCGCGTTCACGGTCGACGACGAGCTGATGAAGCGGCTGGCGGCGGCGTACGAGGCCGCGCCGGGCGAGGAGGTCTGA